In one window of Neisseria subflava DNA:
- a CDS encoding alpha-hydroxy acid oxidase, which translates to MKSDLSKITCIEDLRLVAKRKMPRMFYDYIDSGSWTETTYHENTSDFKDIRFRQKVLVNMEGRSLETKMIGQDVKMPVAIAPTGFTGMAHADGEILAARAAEKFGIPFTLSTMSICSIEDVAENTSSPFWFQLYVMRDREFMENLIKRAKDANCSALVLTADLQVLGQRHKDIKNGLSAPPKPTIANLINLATKPEWCMKMLNTERRTFRNIVGHAKNVGDLSSLSSWTSEQFDPRLSWDDVARIKDLWGGKLIIKGIMEPEDAEKAAKSGADALVVSNHGGRQLDDTVSAIKALPDVVSAVGSDIEVWMDSGIRSGQDILKAWALGAKGTMIGRAFLYGLGAYGEEGVTRALEILYKEMDISMAFTGHRNIQDVDSSILRSTRWHQDEF; encoded by the coding sequence ATGAAATCTGATTTAAGCAAAATAACCTGTATCGAAGACTTGCGCCTTGTCGCCAAACGTAAAATGCCGCGTATGTTTTATGATTATATTGACTCAGGCTCTTGGACGGAAACCACTTATCATGAAAATACTTCGGATTTTAAAGACATCCGTTTCCGTCAAAAAGTATTGGTTAATATGGAAGGACGCAGCCTTGAGACTAAAATGATTGGACAGGATGTGAAAATGCCAGTAGCGATTGCGCCGACAGGTTTCACGGGCATGGCGCATGCCGACGGCGAAATCTTGGCAGCACGGGCGGCAGAAAAATTCGGTATTCCGTTTACGCTGTCGACCATGTCCATTTGTTCGATTGAAGATGTAGCTGAAAATACCAGTTCGCCGTTTTGGTTTCAGCTTTATGTGATGCGCGACCGCGAGTTTATGGAGAACTTGATTAAGCGTGCGAAGGATGCTAATTGTTCGGCTTTGGTTTTGACTGCCGATTTGCAGGTTTTAGGTCAGCGCCACAAAGACATTAAAAACGGCCTGTCTGCGCCGCCGAAACCGACCATTGCCAATTTAATCAATTTGGCGACCAAACCGGAATGGTGTATGAAAATGCTGAACACGGAACGCCGCACCTTCCGCAATATCGTCGGTCATGCGAAAAACGTGGGGGATTTGTCTTCGCTGTCTTCATGGACTTCCGAACAATTCGACCCGCGCCTGAGCTGGGACGATGTGGCACGCATTAAGGATTTGTGGGGCGGCAAGCTGATTATCAAAGGGATTATGGAACCTGAAGATGCGGAAAAAGCAGCGAAAAGCGGCGCGGACGCATTGGTCGTTTCCAATCATGGCGGCCGTCAGCTTGACGATACTGTGTCTGCCATTAAGGCTTTGCCTGATGTGGTCAGTGCGGTGGGCAGCGACATCGAGGTTTGGATGGACAGCGGTATCCGCAGCGGTCAGGATATTTTGAAGGCTTGGGCTTTGGGTGCGAAAGGTACGATGATAGGCCGGGCGTTTCTGTATGGTTTGGGTGCGTATGGCGAAGAAGGCGTAACTCGTGCGCTGGAAATCCTGTATAAAGAAATGGATATTTCCATGGCGTTTACCGGTCACCGCAATATTCAAGATGTGGATTCCAGCATTTTGCGTTCTACGCGTTGGCATCAAGATGAATTTTAA